One region of Chaetodon auriga isolate fChaAug3 chromosome 5, fChaAug3.hap1, whole genome shotgun sequence genomic DNA includes:
- the LOC143320294 gene encoding uncharacterized protein LOC143320294, whose amino-acid sequence MSLVKHLGVVSDRLTAAAEEIFGVFNETLLKYEEEIDRQRKLLDTVWTPEIKLHRIELQQQHVCKEEEKEEVLCDQQRGSSVDQEEPEPPQIKEEEEGHWTSQEGEQLVLKQETEDFMLTPAHEGSDYSDPEPRNDPQPLSNSSQGQDQRGGEHGHSGSTDAEPKPTGSGSLSNDVCKPNGSEIHCNAPRGKKSFKCDTCGKNYKSKSALVFHKKSHTGDKPHKCDTCGKKFNRVTVLNNHMRIHTGEKPFPCKTCGKYFRCRSGLLAHMRTHTDERPYHCNTCGKRFRDISASKRHIASHIGERPHSCKTCGKKFIHKNTLKAHMRTHTGEKPFLCKTCGQRFGVLGALTRHITLHTGERPHVCKTCGKKFTSSSELKVHIRVHTGEKPFLCKTCGQRFSVLGALTRHITLHTGERPHVCDTCGKKFTCSSELKVHIRIHTGEKPYLCKTCGKRFNVKSTLNKHVRIHTGERPYLCKTCGKDFSHNSALRVHMRIHTGEKPYHCETCGKRFTELSGLNRHIPNHTGEKPLSCKICGKGFIQPHSLTVHMRTHTGEKPYLCKICGERFHVKSVLNRHMIHHTGEKQHCCETCGKKFTSSSELNVHTRTHTGEKPYLCETCGKHFTHRSALSTHMRRIHTGKKTLITCKIQEVFQI is encoded by the exons ATGTCTTTGGTAAAGCATTTAGGTGTTGTCAGCGAcagactgactgctgctgctgaggaaatATTCGGAGTTTTTAATGAGACTCTCTTGAAGTATGAGGAAGAGATCGATCGACAGCGCAAACTGCTGGATACAGTGTGGACTCCTGAAATAAAGCTACACAGAATAG AGCtccaacagcaacatgtctgtaaggaggaggagaaggaggaggttcTCTGTGACCAGCAGAGGGGCTCCAGTGTGGACCAAGAGGAGCCAGAACCTCCACAgatcaaagaggaagaggagggacacTGGACcagtcaggagggagagcagcttgtACTGAAGCAGGAGACTGAAGACTTTATGTTGACTCCTGCTCATGAGGGAAGTGACTACAGTGACCCAGAACCAAGAAATGACCCCCAGCCTCTCTCTAACAGCTCTCAGGGCCAAGATCAGAGAGGAGGCGAGCATGGACACTCAGGGTCAACAGATGCAGAGCCAAAGCCAACGGGAAGCGGAAGTCTCAGTAATGATGTATGCAAGCCTAACGGGTCAGAGATTCACTGTAATGCTCCAAGAGGTAAAAAGTCTTTCAAATGTGACACTTGTGGGAAAAATTATAAGTCTAAGTCAGCATTGGTTTTTCATAAGAAAAGCCACACTGGTGATAAACCACATAAATGCGACACCTGTGGGAAAAAATTCAATCGTGTAACAGTGTTGAACAATCATATGAGAATCCACACGGGTGAGAAGCCTTTTCCTTGCAAAACATGCGGCAAATATTTCAGATGCAGGAGTGGCTTGTTGGCCCACATGAGAACCCACACAGATGAGAGGCCGTATCATTGCAACACCTGCGGGAAAAGATTTCGTGACATTTCCGCATCGAAAAGGCATATAGCAAGCCACATAGGTGAGAGGCCACATTCTTGCAAAACATGTGGGAAAAAATTCATACATAAGAACACTTTGAAAGCCCACATGAGAAcccacacaggtgagaagccgTTCCTTTGCAAGACCTGCGGGCAAAGATTCGGTGTCCTGGGAGCATTGACCAGACACATTACGCTCCACACGGGTGAGAGGCCGCATGTTTGCaaaacatgtggaaaaaaattcACATCTAGTAGCGAATTGAAAGTCCACATTAGAgtccacacaggtgagaagccgTTCCTTTGCAAGACCTGCGGGCAAAGATTCAGTGTCCTGGGAGCATTGACCAGACACATTACGCTCCACACGGGTGAGAGGCCGCATGTTTGCGatacatgtggaaaaaaattcACATGTAGTAGCGAATTGAAAGTCCACATCAGAatccacacaggtgagaagccgTACCTTTGCAAGACATGTGGGAAAAGATTCAATGTCAAGTCCACATTGAACAAACATGTGAGAATCCACACGGGTGAGAGGCCGTATCTTTGCAAAACATGCGGAAAAGATTTCTCACACAATAGTGCCTTAAGAGTCCACATGAGAatccacacaggtgagaagccgTACCATTGTGAGACCTGTGGGAAAAGATTTACTGAGCTTTCCGGGTTGAACAGGCATATACCAAaccacacaggtgagaagccgCTTTCTTGCAAAATATGTGGAAAAGGTTTCATACAGCCTCATTCGTTGACAGTCCACATGAGAACCCACACGGGTGAGAAGCCGTACCTTTGCAAGATTTGCGGGGAAAGATTCCACGTCAAGTCAGTACTGAACAGACATATGATACATCACACAGGTGAGAAGCAGCATTGTTGTGaaacatgtggaaaaaaattcACATCTAGTAGCGAATTGAATGTCCACACCAGAAcccacacaggtgagaagccgTACCTTTGCGAGACATGTGGGAAACATTTCACGCATAGAAGTGCCTTGTCGACCCACATGAGAAGAATCCACACGGGTAAAAAAACGCTAATTACTTGCAAAATACAGGAGGTTTTTCAGATTTAA